The Deltaproteobacteria bacterium genome contains a region encoding:
- a CDS encoding DUF4124 domain-containing protein, giving the protein MRMIGPWTLALLALATPGWSGDIYRWTDAAGDVHYSNMAADGADAAPVARGEPVAAPAERAPADPHDAAEGTTAPTDADTFSAGASLRRSALERQLRATERRLREVDAGLATLARARSQHAQGSAATGGVGTPTAAPQGIDLRSEEERNLATEREQLAQHAEQVRNDAARLCQEVTARLGATPPWWIDIR; this is encoded by the coding sequence ATGCGGATGATCGGGCCGTGGACGCTGGCGCTCCTCGCGCTCGCCACACCGGGATGGTCAGGCGACATCTATCGCTGGACGGACGCCGCCGGCGACGTGCACTACTCGAACATGGCCGCGGACGGAGCCGACGCCGCCCCCGTCGCGCGTGGCGAGCCGGTCGCAGCGCCCGCCGAGAGGGCGCCCGCGGACCCGCACGACGCGGCGGAGGGGACCACGGCTCCGACGGACGCGGACACCTTCTCGGCCGGTGCGTCGCTGCGTCGCAGCGCCCTCGAGCGCCAGCTGCGCGCCACCGAACGGCGCCTGCGCGAGGTCGACGCCGGCCTGGCGACCCTGGCCCGGGCGCGCAGCCAGCACGCCCAGGGGAGCGCCGCCACCGGCGGCGTGGGCACCCCGACCGCTGCCCCACAGGGAATCGACCTGCGCTCGGAGGAAGAGCGCAACCTCGCCACCGAGCGCGAGCAGCTGGCTCAGCACGCGGAACAGGTTCGCAACGACGCCGCCAGGCTCTGCCAGGAGGTGACCGCACGCCTCGGCGCCACACCGCCGTGGTGGATCGACATCCGCTGA
- a CDS encoding cysteine--tRNA ligase: MAIVLTNTLSGRKEALRPRQAGHVRLYWCGVTVYSRAHVGHARFLVTADVLVRYLLARGLGVTFVRNITDVDDKMIRRAAQEGLTVPELAEREIAAFNRDVRRLGCLPPTHEPRATAHIPLMIALVERLVAKGLAYPVPDGSVYFRVRRFPAYGKLSHRRLDDMEAGEEIDAAKEDPHDFALWKGAKPGEPTWPSPWGPGRPGWHLECSAMSAHYLGQPFDIHGGGSDLVFPHHENEIAQSEAGAGMPLADLWVHNGMLTFGADKMSKSLGNVLGIAEATNRFPGEALRLLFFGTHYRAPLDFGPGRLEEAARVLERLYESLARADEAAGRAAAPVAPAGALTGTLSPFLAEFTAAMDDDLNAAKALGLVHDRVREVNRALDGGDRTTAAALRADLARVAAVLGILAEEPARFLAALRAGRTARTGLGEAEIAAAIAERNEARRRKDFRRADAIREDLRARGVLLEDTPSGTVWKPAE, encoded by the coding sequence GTGGCGATCGTCCTCACCAACACGCTCTCGGGGCGGAAGGAGGCGCTACGCCCGCGCCAGGCGGGCCACGTGCGCCTCTACTGGTGCGGGGTCACGGTCTACTCGCGCGCGCACGTGGGCCACGCGCGGTTTCTCGTCACCGCCGACGTGCTGGTCCGTTATCTCCTCGCGCGCGGGCTCGGCGTCACCTTCGTCCGTAACATCACCGACGTCGACGACAAGATGATCCGCCGGGCCGCGCAGGAAGGGCTCACAGTCCCCGAGCTGGCCGAGCGCGAGATCGCCGCCTTCAACCGGGACGTCCGCCGCCTCGGCTGCCTCCCGCCCACGCACGAGCCGCGCGCCACGGCTCACATCCCGCTCATGATCGCACTCGTCGAGAGGCTGGTCGCGAAGGGCCTCGCCTATCCCGTGCCCGACGGCAGCGTCTACTTCCGCGTGCGCCGCTTCCCCGCGTACGGGAAGCTCTCCCACCGCCGCCTCGACGACATGGAGGCGGGCGAGGAGATCGACGCCGCCAAGGAGGACCCGCACGACTTCGCGCTCTGGAAGGGTGCCAAGCCGGGCGAGCCCACCTGGCCGAGCCCGTGGGGCCCCGGCCGGCCGGGCTGGCACCTCGAGTGCTCGGCCATGTCGGCGCACTACCTGGGGCAGCCTTTCGACATCCACGGCGGCGGCTCGGACCTGGTCTTCCCGCACCACGAGAACGAGATCGCGCAGTCGGAGGCCGGGGCCGGGATGCCGCTCGCCGACCTCTGGGTGCACAACGGCATGCTCACCTTCGGCGCCGACAAGATGTCGAAGTCGCTCGGCAACGTGCTCGGCATCGCGGAGGCGACAAATCGGTTTCCGGGAGAAGCCCTCCGCCTCCTCTTTTTCGGCACGCACTACCGGGCCCCGCTCGACTTCGGGCCCGGGCGGCTCGAGGAGGCGGCGCGCGTACTCGAGCGGCTCTACGAATCGCTCGCGCGCGCCGACGAGGCGGCGGGCCGGGCCGCGGCGCCGGTCGCGCCGGCCGGCGCGCTCACCGGCACGCTCTCGCCCTTCCTCGCCGAGTTCACGGCGGCGATGGACGACGACCTCAACGCAGCCAAGGCGCTCGGTCTGGTCCACGACCGGGTGCGCGAGGTGAACCGCGCCCTCGACGGCGGCGACCGGACGACGGCCGCCGCGCTGCGCGCCGACCTGGCGCGCGTCGCCGCCGTGCTCGGCATCCTCGCCGAGGAGCCCGCGCGCTTCCTCGCCGCGCTGCGGGCGGGCCGCACCGCCCGCACTGGGCTCGGCGAGGCGGAGATCGCGGCGGCGATCGCCGAGCGCAACGAGGCGCGCCGGCGTAAGGACTTCCGCAGAGCGGACGCGATCCGCGAGGACCTGCGCGCCCGCGGCGTCTTGCTCGAGGACACGCCCTCGGGCACAGTGTGGAAGCCGGCCGAATAG